One Candidatus Cloacimonadota bacterium DNA segment encodes these proteins:
- a CDS encoding sugar phosphate nucleotidyltransferase, whose protein sequence is MKAIIIAAGCGSRLKKKHKGMPKTLLKINGKRIIDDIIAKIKSSGIKDIIIITGYKNKMLENALTNYNNSELNPVGCISNGINIQFGFNADWEKANGISVSCAKNFLQSDDQFILLMSDHIFDRKILENIIATELANDEALLGLDFKIDSIPDLDDGMKIQCTKRDGKIYQIHKFDKKLEKFQAIDTGIFKFNYSFFSVLEESFQNGNYSLSDACNILARKNRMSGFDIGEYIWLDVDTPEMIEQDKIIRQIF, encoded by the coding sequence ATGAAAGCAATAATAATAGCTGCCGGCTGTGGAAGCAGATTAAAAAAAAAGCATAAGGGTATGCCGAAAACTTTGTTGAAAATCAATGGTAAACGAATTATTGATGATATAATCGCAAAAATTAAATCGTCTGGCATAAAAGATATAATTATTATAACCGGTTATAAAAACAAAATGCTTGAAAATGCCTTAACTAATTATAATAATTCAGAACTAAATCCCGTAGGATGTATATCCAACGGGATAAATATACAATTTGGATTTAATGCAGATTGGGAAAAAGCAAACGGAATCTCCGTTTCTTGTGCCAAAAATTTTCTCCAATCCGATGATCAATTTATACTTCTTATGAGCGACCATATTTTTGACCGGAAAATACTCGAAAATATTATTGCAACCGAATTAGCAAATGATGAAGCACTTTTGGGACTTGATTTTAAAATAGATTCCATCCCGGATTTAGATGACGGGATGAAAATTCAATGCACAAAGAGGGATGGTAAAATTTACCAAATTCACAAATTCGACAAAAAACTGGAAAAATTTCAAGCAATTGATACCGGTATTTTTAAATTCAATTATTCATTTTTTTCTGTTTTAGAAGAATCTTTCCAAAACGGTAACTATTCCTTATCTGATGCATGTAACATTTTAGCCCGTAAAAACAGAATGAGCGGCTTTGATATTGGTGAGTATATCTGGTTGGATGTTGATACTCCGGAAATGATCGAGCAAGATAAGATCATCCGGCAAATATTTTAA